The Urbifossiella limnaea genome has a window encoding:
- a CDS encoding Gfo/Idh/MocA family protein — MLERGNLSRRGFMRNSVATLTAAGLPAWYAKDVFGATVAQQAAAARPVQANGRLNVAVIGVGPNPRRSNALYGEAKRFRHVQFTGVCDVDERHVAFAVDQYKKDGYDVRGHKDFREVFDRRDVDAVIVAVPDHWHALVALDALRKGKDIYCEKPLTLTVQEALALKKAVKDTNKVLQTGSQQRTEMGGKFRLAAELVRTGRIGSVRSIECRIGNNPQSGAIKEAPVPKGLDWDMWLGPTARVPYRQEAGKTNCHYEFRWWYDYSGGKMTDWGAHHLDIAQWCLGMDGSGPTGVEVVAAKAPYAAGDGYNCHEHFKVKYSYPNGVSVYAMSGSGAEGMGTPAPGLVDAMGNKPKRNNKEMDGVDGGENGLLIVGEKGKIFVSRGLLLASDKAILSEPLLLDPMLYPSRPTNHMGNFLDCVQSRQTPITGVDVGAGSVIVCHLGVIALQTGKKLTWDARTFKFTGADADVGNARLSRPMRAPWRLEG, encoded by the coding sequence ATGCTGGAACGCGGAAACCTCTCGCGCCGCGGGTTCATGCGGAACTCCGTGGCCACCCTCACCGCCGCCGGCCTGCCGGCGTGGTACGCCAAGGACGTGTTCGGCGCCACCGTCGCCCAACAGGCCGCCGCCGCCCGCCCCGTGCAGGCGAACGGCCGGCTCAACGTCGCCGTGATCGGCGTCGGCCCCAACCCGCGCCGCAGCAACGCCCTCTACGGCGAGGCCAAGCGGTTCCGCCACGTCCAGTTCACCGGCGTCTGCGACGTGGACGAGCGGCACGTCGCCTTCGCCGTCGACCAGTACAAGAAGGACGGCTACGACGTCCGCGGGCACAAGGACTTCCGCGAGGTGTTCGACCGCCGCGACGTGGACGCGGTCATCGTCGCCGTGCCCGACCACTGGCACGCGCTGGTCGCGCTCGACGCCCTCCGCAAGGGGAAGGACATCTACTGCGAGAAGCCGCTGACGCTGACCGTGCAGGAGGCGCTGGCGCTGAAGAAGGCGGTGAAGGACACGAACAAGGTGCTGCAGACCGGCAGCCAGCAGCGGACGGAGATGGGCGGCAAGTTCCGCCTCGCCGCCGAGCTGGTCCGCACCGGCCGCATCGGCTCGGTCCGCAGCATCGAGTGCCGCATCGGCAACAACCCGCAGAGCGGCGCGATCAAGGAGGCGCCGGTGCCGAAGGGGCTGGACTGGGACATGTGGCTGGGGCCGACCGCCCGCGTGCCGTACCGCCAGGAGGCCGGCAAGACGAACTGCCACTACGAGTTCCGCTGGTGGTACGACTACAGCGGCGGCAAGATGACCGACTGGGGCGCCCACCACCTGGACATCGCGCAGTGGTGCCTGGGCATGGACGGCAGCGGCCCGACCGGCGTGGAGGTGGTGGCGGCGAAGGCGCCCTACGCGGCCGGCGACGGGTACAACTGCCACGAGCACTTCAAGGTGAAGTACAGCTACCCGAACGGCGTGAGCGTGTACGCCATGAGCGGCAGCGGCGCCGAGGGGATGGGCACCCCGGCCCCCGGCCTGGTGGACGCCATGGGGAACAAGCCGAAGCGGAACAACAAGGAGATGGACGGCGTGGACGGCGGCGAGAACGGCCTGCTGATCGTCGGCGAGAAGGGGAAGATTTTCGTGAGCCGCGGCCTGCTGCTGGCGAGCGACAAGGCGATCCTGTCGGAGCCGCTGCTGCTGGACCCGATGCTGTACCCGTCGCGGCCGACGAACCACATGGGGAACTTCCTGGACTGCGTGCAAAGCCGACAGACGCCGATCACGGGGGTGGACGTGGGTGCCGGGTCGGTGATCGTGTGCCACCTCGGCGTGATCGCGCTGCAGACGGGCAAGAAGCTGACGTGGGACGCGCGGACGTTCAAGTTCACCGGCGCCGACGCGGACGTGGGCAACGCCCGCCTGTCGCGGCCGATGCGCGCCCCGTGGCGGCTGGAGGGCTGA
- a CDS encoding polyprenyl synthetase family protein, with protein MTSTIAPPVAPFVPRPAGSMFAPVAADIDEADRVFAATLAPYQGLFGPLVQHLRHYRGKRLRPALLLLAGKACGGITPPHHTLAAAVEMIHTATLVHDDVLDEADVRRHVSTVNAGWGNKVSILLGDMLFTHAFHLTSTVDGRACGIIGAATNRVCAGELRQVTERGNLNLTEADYYAVIDGKTAALTECCGRLGALYAGASEETADRLANYGRALGRAFQIADDLLDLVGDETTAGKTLGTDLQQQKLTLPVIHCLNRLPGGDADRLRERIRDGDGAAVLAALRRTESLAFARGRADELARAARAELAALPRSDARAVLEALPEWAVRREK; from the coding sequence GTGACCTCGACCATCGCCCCGCCCGTCGCCCCGTTCGTGCCCCGGCCGGCGGGGTCGATGTTCGCCCCCGTCGCCGCCGACATCGACGAAGCGGATCGGGTGTTCGCCGCGACGCTCGCCCCGTACCAGGGGCTGTTCGGGCCGCTGGTCCAACACCTCCGCCACTACCGCGGCAAGCGGCTGCGGCCCGCCCTGCTGCTCCTCGCCGGCAAGGCGTGCGGCGGAATCACACCCCCGCACCACACCCTCGCCGCGGCGGTGGAGATGATCCACACGGCGACGCTCGTTCACGACGACGTGCTCGACGAGGCGGATGTGCGGCGGCACGTCTCGACGGTGAACGCCGGCTGGGGGAACAAGGTCAGCATCCTGCTCGGCGACATGCTGTTCACGCACGCCTTCCACCTCACCAGCACGGTGGACGGCCGGGCCTGCGGCATCATCGGCGCCGCGACCAACCGCGTGTGCGCGGGCGAGCTGCGGCAGGTGACCGAGCGCGGCAACCTGAACCTGACGGAAGCCGACTACTACGCCGTGATCGACGGCAAGACGGCGGCGCTGACGGAGTGCTGCGGCCGCCTCGGGGCGCTGTACGCGGGCGCGTCGGAGGAGACGGCCGACCGGCTGGCGAACTACGGCCGGGCGCTCGGCCGGGCGTTCCAGATCGCCGACGATCTGCTCGACCTGGTCGGCGACGAGACGACCGCGGGCAAGACGCTCGGCACCGACCTTCAGCAGCAGAAGCTGACGCTGCCGGTGATTCACTGCCTGAACCGGCTCCCGGGCGGGGACGCGGACCGGCTGCGGGAGCGGATCCGCGACGGCGACGGCGCCGCGGTGCTGGCGGCGCTGCGGCGGACGGAGTCGCTGGCGTTCGCCCGCGGCCGCGCCGACGAGCTGGCCCGCGCCGCGCGGGCGGAACTGGCGGCGCTGCCGCGCTCGGACGCGCGGGCCGTGTTGGAGGCGCTGCCGGAGTGGGCGGTGCGGCGGGAGAAATAA
- the moaC gene encoding cyclic pyranopterin monophosphate synthase MoaC translates to MPLTHFDDSGAARMVDVSGKAETHRTARASALVRMAPATLALIRDRKLSKGDVLEVARLAGIMAAKKTADLIPLCHPLPLTSVKVMLTPVEPDAVRIEATATVFARTGVEMEALTAVSVAALTVYDMCKAVDRGMTVDAIRLDEKDGGASGHYARPPA, encoded by the coding sequence ATGCCTCTCACGCACTTCGACGACAGCGGCGCTGCCCGCATGGTGGACGTCAGCGGCAAGGCCGAGACGCACCGCACGGCCCGCGCCTCGGCGCTGGTCCGCATGGCGCCCGCGACACTCGCCCTGATCCGCGACCGTAAGCTCAGCAAGGGCGACGTGTTAGAAGTCGCCCGCCTCGCCGGCATCATGGCCGCCAAGAAGACGGCCGACCTCATCCCCCTGTGCCACCCACTGCCGCTCACGTCGGTCAAAGTGATGCTGACGCCCGTGGAGCCGGACGCGGTGCGAATCGAGGCCACGGCCACGGTTTTCGCCCGCACGGGTGTTGAAATGGAAGCCCTCACTGCGGTTAGCGTGGCGGCCCTGACGGTGTACGACATGTGCAAGGCGGTCGACCGCGGCATGACCGTGGACGCGATCCGCCTCGACGAGAAGGACGGCGGCGCGAGCGGCCATTACGCCCGGCCGCCCGCCTGA
- the trhA gene encoding PAQR family membrane homeostasis protein TrhA: MELRDPFSSATHLLAAVWAAYATLVLVRLAPRHPGRRASAVVYGLSMVLLYAASGLYHAVPADADAVRHLQTLDRSAIFVLIAGTNTPVIAALLRGRQRRWCLGVMWGVAAVGVAALWLLPRAPYWATVSLYVAMGWLGGLPVVAYYRAVGWRAMNWVLLGGVLYTGGAACDLFGWPELSPPPVRVGPHEVFHVFVVAASAAFFVFVARHAIGHERR, encoded by the coding sequence ATGGAGTTGCGCGACCCGTTCAGCTCGGCCACGCACCTGCTGGCCGCCGTCTGGGCCGCGTACGCCACGCTCGTGCTGGTGCGGCTCGCCCCGCGGCACCCCGGCCGCCGCGCCTCGGCCGTCGTGTACGGCCTGTCGATGGTACTGCTGTACGCCGCCAGCGGCCTCTACCACGCCGTCCCCGCCGACGCCGACGCCGTCCGCCACCTCCAGACCCTCGACCGCTCCGCCATCTTCGTGCTGATCGCCGGGACGAACACGCCGGTGATCGCGGCGCTGCTGCGCGGCCGGCAGCGGCGGTGGTGCCTCGGCGTGATGTGGGGGGTGGCCGCAGTCGGGGTGGCGGCGCTGTGGCTGTTGCCGAGGGCGCCGTACTGGGCGACGGTGAGCCTGTACGTGGCGATGGGCTGGCTCGGCGGCCTGCCGGTGGTGGCGTACTACCGGGCCGTCGGCTGGCGGGCGATGAACTGGGTGCTGCTGGGCGGCGTGCTGTACACCGGCGGCGCGGCGTGTGACCTGTTCGGCTGGCCGGAGCTGAGCCCGCCGCCGGTCCGCGTCGGCCCGCACGAGGTGTTCCACGTCTTCGTGGTGGCCGCCAGTGCCGCGTTCTTCGTGTTCGTCGCCCGCCACGCGATCGGCCACGAGCGGCGGTAG
- a CDS encoding DUF2171 domain-containing protein yields MSVKDTLKNAGEAVKEKAEEAACWVKEKTGMGTCDASTVKPHMAVVSSCGCTMGKVDGVEGSSIKLTKNDSPDGVHHYIPTAWVDHVDSHVHLNKNADETKRGWTSRAGASA; encoded by the coding sequence ATGAGCGTCAAGGACACCCTGAAGAACGCCGGCGAGGCGGTGAAGGAGAAGGCCGAGGAGGCCGCGTGCTGGGTGAAGGAGAAGACCGGCATGGGCACCTGCGACGCCTCGACCGTCAAGCCGCACATGGCGGTGGTCTCGTCGTGCGGCTGCACGATGGGCAAGGTGGACGGCGTCGAGGGGTCGAGCATCAAGCTGACGAAGAACGACAGCCCCGACGGCGTGCACCACTACATCCCGACGGCGTGGGTGGATCACGTGGACAGTCACGTCCACCTGAACAAGAACGCCGACGAGACGAAGCGCGGCTGGACGAGCCGCGCCGGCGCGTCGGCGTGA
- a CDS encoding DUF1559 domain-containing protein encodes MTRFIHRRRSRHAFTLIELLVVIAIIAILIGLLLPAVQKVREAAARAKCSNNLKQQGIALHAFADSVGAGRLPAAMINSGRAGSGTIAAPNVSNYKGPEVDLQALHGKGDTTATYRVYNHTGFVALLPYIEQGPLFARYDYKQISNGSNPYSYTLGANPAGNTNRIVASTPIATYTCPSDDNPAPVMTTADAAGSFYERLAPGVARSNYLFNTGYYTDYDRDWAVSATWARGPFGNNGASMIGSMRDGTSNTIAIGESAQIKTSTSYGPYWGGGVHTSVHGRILQVTPGLVQQTGGTTLTNALTYCAINAPTGRLASGWTDSRANLQYAWGFGSRHTGGANFVLCDGSVKFIRDTVDYVSVLQCLATPEGAEVIGNY; translated from the coding sequence ATGACCCGCTTCATTCACCGGCGGCGCTCCCGCCACGCGTTCACGCTGATCGAGTTACTCGTCGTCATCGCCATCATCGCCATCCTCATCGGCCTTCTCCTGCCGGCGGTGCAGAAGGTCCGGGAGGCGGCCGCCCGCGCCAAGTGCTCCAACAACCTCAAGCAGCAGGGCATCGCCCTGCACGCCTTCGCCGACAGCGTCGGCGCCGGCCGCCTCCCCGCCGCCATGATCAACTCCGGCCGCGCCGGTAGCGGGACCATCGCCGCCCCCAACGTCTCCAACTACAAGGGGCCGGAGGTGGACCTGCAAGCCCTCCACGGGAAGGGCGACACCACGGCCACGTACCGCGTGTACAACCACACCGGGTTCGTCGCCCTGCTGCCGTACATCGAGCAGGGGCCGCTGTTCGCGCGGTACGACTACAAGCAGATCTCCAACGGGTCCAACCCGTACTCGTACACCCTCGGGGCGAACCCGGCCGGGAACACGAACCGCATCGTCGCGTCCACGCCGATCGCCACGTACACCTGCCCGTCGGACGACAACCCCGCCCCGGTCATGACCACGGCCGACGCGGCCGGGTCGTTCTACGAGCGGCTCGCCCCGGGCGTGGCCCGGAGCAACTACCTGTTCAACACCGGGTACTACACCGACTACGACCGCGACTGGGCGGTGAGCGCGACCTGGGCGCGGGGGCCGTTCGGCAACAACGGCGCGTCCATGATCGGGTCGATGCGCGACGGCACCAGCAACACCATCGCCATCGGCGAGTCGGCCCAGATCAAGACCTCGACCTCCTACGGCCCGTACTGGGGCGGCGGGGTCCACACCTCCGTCCACGGCCGCATCCTTCAGGTCACCCCCGGCCTGGTGCAGCAGACCGGCGGCACGACCCTCACCAACGCGCTCACCTACTGCGCCATCAACGCCCCGACCGGGCGGTTGGCCAGCGGGTGGACGGACAGCCGGGCCAACCTGCAGTACGCCTGGGGCTTCGGCAGCAGGCACACGGGCGGGGCCAACTTCGTCCTGTGCGACGGGTCGGTCAAGTTCATCCGGGACACCGTGGACTACGTCAGCGTGCTCCAGTGCCTGGCCACTCCCGAAGGGGCCGAAGTGATCGGCAACTACTAA
- a CDS encoding carboxypeptidase-like regulatory domain-containing protein, which produces MLRWRFPALAAGLLALATGCSGSKDGSFATVSGVVSVDGTPVDGAKVTLYSTAEVDGKPGASYSSLTDSSGKYLIATTGKDPGIPPGVYKVTVTKFDGKFAAGAEGMDAGQTDAMVSDTGGGAKGGPTNLLPKEYATVATSKLSATLDVGKNEGVNFALKKK; this is translated from the coding sequence ATGCTCCGGTGGAGATTTCCGGCGCTGGCCGCGGGGCTTCTCGCCCTGGCGACCGGGTGTTCGGGCAGCAAAGACGGCTCCTTCGCCACCGTCTCCGGCGTGGTGTCCGTCGACGGTACCCCGGTCGACGGGGCGAAGGTGACGCTCTACAGCACGGCCGAAGTGGACGGTAAGCCGGGAGCCTCTTACAGCTCACTCACCGACAGCTCGGGCAAGTACCTCATCGCCACGACCGGGAAGGACCCCGGCATCCCGCCGGGCGTGTACAAGGTCACCGTCACGAAGTTCGACGGCAAGTTCGCGGCCGGGGCCGAGGGGATGGACGCCGGCCAGACGGACGCGATGGTGTCCGACACCGGCGGCGGCGCCAAGGGGGGGCCGACCAACCTCCTCCCGAAGGAGTACGCCACGGTGGCCACCAGCAAGCTGTCGGCCACCCTCGACGTGGGCAAGAACGAGGGCGTCAACTTCGCCCTCAAGAAGAAGTAG
- a CDS encoding pectate lyase — MRPALLLALLLPTPARADDPTLRADAARALKAAATFFRDKAAVRGGYVYYVTPDLAQRWGEGKASPTTVFVQPPGTPAVGEAFLEAFAATGDRFYLDAATAAAECLAAGQLQSGGWTQTIEFGPARRVGKYRKMAGGSWNASSLDDDQTQAALRFLARTDKALGFKNEAVSDATRYGFDALLTAQFPNGGFPQVFTGPSPAAPVLKAKFPDFDYRTGGKEKEYWTHYTLNDGLPGTVADALVTAHQVYGDARYKAALARLGDFLILAQMPDPQPAWCQQYDRDMRPVWARKFEPPAVSGWESQDALETLIRIARVTGDAKYLEPVPRALAYLRKSRLPDGRLARFYELRTNRPLYMDAAYQLTFDPAAAPAHYGWTQPARLDAIEKQLDDARRNAPPPVRARPTEAEVRRVVAALDAEGRWVSTYAGERLVGQPPFAAGFRYVSSEVFRRNVGVLSAYLRAEE; from the coding sequence ATGCGACCCGCACTTCTCCTCGCGCTCCTCCTCCCCACCCCCGCCCGCGCCGACGACCCGACGCTGAGGGCCGACGCCGCCCGCGCCCTGAAGGCCGCGGCGACGTTCTTCCGCGACAAGGCCGCCGTCCGCGGCGGGTACGTGTACTACGTCACGCCCGACCTGGCGCAGCGCTGGGGCGAGGGGAAGGCGAGCCCGACCACGGTGTTCGTGCAGCCGCCGGGCACGCCGGCCGTCGGCGAGGCGTTCCTGGAGGCGTTCGCCGCCACCGGCGACCGCTTCTACCTCGACGCCGCGACGGCCGCCGCCGAGTGCCTGGCCGCCGGCCAACTCCAGTCCGGCGGGTGGACGCAGACGATCGAGTTCGGCCCCGCCCGGCGCGTCGGTAAGTACCGCAAGATGGCCGGCGGCAGCTGGAACGCCTCGTCCCTCGACGACGACCAGACGCAAGCCGCGCTCCGGTTCCTGGCCCGCACGGACAAGGCGCTCGGCTTCAAGAACGAGGCGGTGAGCGACGCCACGCGGTACGGGTTCGACGCGCTGCTAACGGCGCAGTTCCCGAACGGCGGCTTCCCCCAGGTGTTCACCGGCCCGAGCCCGGCCGCGCCGGTGCTGAAGGCGAAGTTCCCCGACTTCGACTACCGCACCGGGGGGAAGGAGAAGGAGTACTGGACCCACTACACGCTCAACGACGGCCTCCCCGGCACGGTCGCGGACGCGCTCGTGACGGCCCACCAGGTGTACGGCGACGCCAGGTACAAGGCGGCGCTGGCGCGGCTCGGCGACTTCCTGATCCTGGCCCAGATGCCCGACCCGCAGCCGGCGTGGTGCCAGCAGTACGACCGCGACATGCGGCCGGTGTGGGCGCGGAAGTTCGAGCCGCCGGCGGTCAGCGGGTGGGAGTCGCAGGACGCGCTGGAGACGCTGATTCGGATCGCCCGCGTCACCGGCGACGCGAAGTACCTGGAGCCGGTGCCGCGGGCGCTGGCGTACCTGCGGAAGTCACGGCTGCCGGACGGCCGGCTCGCGCGGTTCTACGAGTTGAGGACGAACCGCCCGCTGTACATGGACGCGGCGTACCAGCTCACGTTCGACCCGGCGGCGGCGCCGGCGCACTACGGCTGGACGCAGCCGGCGCGGCTCGACGCCATCGAGAAGCAACTCGACGACGCGCGGCGTAACGCCCCGCCGCCGGTGCGGGCGCGGCCGACGGAGGCGGAGGTGCGGCGCGTGGTCGCGGCGCTGGACGCCGAGGGGCGCTGGGTGAGCACCTATGCGGGTGAGCGGCTGGTGGGGCAGCCGCCGTTCGCGGCGGGCTTCCGGTACGTGTCGAGCGAGGTGTTCCGGCGAAACGTCGGCGTGCTGAGCGCGTACCTCCGGGCGGAGGAATAG
- a CDS encoding glycosyltransferase family 2 protein: MAPDPVPPDFRVRNLYEPSPADESDRARWSLPASGRVELPSRGGLGFRAVQAKRAGLAFADAELVVRFDGAAQLDRETAERWPATLDDLERDFMERFAFENADAVIDPDGGAAALGWRWSPPPDAKPQAAAEVVTIGIAYYNLGAHLPATLASVAAQTYPTLDVVVIDDGSTDAASRATFDRMEQTYPQFRFVRQANAGIGATRNRCLELARGELFLPMDADNVARPDMVERFVTALDRNPQFAAMSCYFLAFDEKHAAPAGEYLFALRPVGGPYAAAAVRNVYGDANSMFRTAAFRAAGGYGTDRGTSCEDWEAFVRLVQAGGKVGVVPDHLFYYRHRAGGFSRVTNWYKNHQRVLRQFAKADALPPGEAAVLWAALVGFQQEAARHADARRAWRYRMADRVAGALRWVKGRGAR, translated from the coding sequence GTGGCGCCCGACCCCGTGCCCCCCGACTTCCGCGTCCGCAACCTGTACGAGCCGTCACCCGCGGACGAGTCCGACCGCGCCCGCTGGTCGCTCCCCGCGTCCGGCCGCGTCGAGCTCCCGTCGCGCGGCGGCCTCGGCTTCCGTGCCGTGCAGGCCAAGCGGGCCGGGCTGGCGTTCGCCGACGCCGAGTTGGTCGTCCGCTTCGACGGCGCCGCGCAGCTCGACCGCGAGACCGCCGAGCGCTGGCCGGCGACCCTCGACGACCTCGAACGCGACTTCATGGAGCGGTTCGCGTTCGAGAACGCCGACGCCGTCATCGACCCCGACGGCGGCGCGGCCGCGCTCGGCTGGCGCTGGTCGCCGCCGCCCGACGCCAAGCCGCAAGCGGCTGCGGAAGTGGTGACCATCGGCATCGCGTACTACAACCTCGGCGCGCACCTCCCGGCGACGCTCGCCTCGGTCGCGGCACAAACGTATCCGACGCTCGACGTGGTCGTCATCGACGACGGCAGCACCGATGCCGCCTCCCGCGCCACGTTCGACCGGATGGAGCAGACCTACCCGCAGTTCCGCTTCGTACGGCAGGCGAACGCCGGCATCGGCGCCACCCGGAACCGCTGCCTCGAACTGGCGCGCGGCGAGCTCTTCCTGCCGATGGACGCCGACAACGTCGCGCGGCCGGACATGGTCGAACGCTTCGTGACCGCACTCGACCGCAACCCACAGTTCGCGGCGATGTCGTGCTACTTCCTGGCGTTCGACGAAAAGCACGCGGCGCCCGCCGGCGAGTACCTGTTCGCGCTGCGGCCGGTCGGCGGGCCGTATGCCGCGGCCGCGGTCCGCAACGTGTACGGCGACGCGAACTCGATGTTCCGCACGGCGGCGTTCCGCGCCGCCGGCGGCTACGGCACCGACCGCGGCACCTCGTGCGAGGACTGGGAGGCGTTCGTCCGCCTGGTGCAGGCCGGGGGGAAGGTCGGTGTGGTGCCGGACCACCTGTTCTACTACCGCCACCGCGCCGGCGGGTTCTCGCGGGTGACGAACTGGTACAAGAACCACCAGCGGGTGCTGCGACAGTTTGCGAAGGCGGACGCGCTGCCCCCGGGCGAGGCAGCGGTGCTGTGGGCGGCGCTGGTGGGCTTCCAGCAGGAGGCGGCGCGCCACGCGGACGCGCGGCGGGCGTGGCGCTACCGGATGGCGGACCGTGTCGCGGGGGCGCTGCGGTGGGTGAAGGGGCGTGGAGCGCGTTAG
- a CDS encoding transposase: MLFGGVFERFLEESPLSVMSRATIEHALSASALDALFDRTAERGYTRELLFSTTVDLMTLVVGGKALHVQAAYRHLRDRVPVTLKCVYDKLRNIETGVSAGLVAHVSGRCEGLITALGGGCKSLLPGYRVRVLDGNHLAATQRRLGVTRGHTAGPLPGQSLVVLDPALMLVTDIVPCEDAHTQERALIDQIVPLVRERDVWVADRNFCTAEFLCEVAARRAYVVIRRHGNLSVEAEAGYGAEVATDRGWVGERRVWVCWGGARLVRLRQVRVRLRAPTADGDAEVEILTNLPAKVPAKKVAEIYLKRWKIEGAFHELTVALNCEVNTLGYPRAALFGFCVAVAAYNVLAVLKAALRAVHGEKKVQEEVSGYYLALEWAMVYAGMMIALPASEWEAFGPMPSPELAGHLREWAGKVDLGRIKKAPPRKPTRTATRRIKDKSPHVSTARLLDEGKKTRQAKVSRNP, encoded by the coding sequence ATGCTGTTCGGTGGGGTCTTCGAGCGGTTCCTAGAGGAGAGCCCGCTCAGCGTGATGTCCCGGGCGACCATCGAGCACGCCCTCTCGGCCTCGGCCCTCGACGCGCTGTTCGACCGGACCGCCGAGCGCGGGTACACCCGGGAGTTGCTGTTCTCCACGACGGTCGATCTGATGACCCTGGTGGTCGGCGGCAAGGCCCTCCACGTCCAGGCCGCCTACCGGCACCTGCGGGACCGCGTCCCGGTCACCCTCAAGTGCGTCTACGACAAGCTCCGGAACATCGAGACGGGCGTGTCCGCGGGGCTGGTCGCGCACGTGTCGGGCCGGTGCGAGGGGCTGATCACCGCGCTGGGCGGGGGGTGCAAGAGCCTGCTGCCGGGCTACCGGGTGCGGGTCCTCGACGGCAACCACCTGGCCGCCACCCAGCGGCGGCTGGGCGTCACCCGGGGGCACACCGCCGGCCCCTTGCCCGGGCAGAGTTTGGTCGTGCTCGACCCGGCCCTGATGCTGGTCACCGACATCGTCCCGTGCGAGGACGCCCACACCCAGGAGCGGGCGCTGATCGACCAGATTGTGCCGCTGGTGCGGGAGCGGGACGTGTGGGTCGCGGACCGCAACTTCTGCACGGCGGAGTTCCTGTGTGAGGTGGCCGCCCGGCGGGCCTACGTCGTCATCCGACGCCACGGGAACCTGAGCGTCGAGGCCGAAGCCGGGTACGGGGCCGAGGTCGCGACGGACCGGGGCTGGGTGGGCGAGCGGCGGGTCTGGGTCTGCTGGGGTGGGGCGCGGTTGGTGCGCCTGCGGCAGGTGCGGGTGCGGCTGCGGGCGCCGACCGCGGACGGGGACGCGGAGGTGGAGATCCTGACCAACCTGCCGGCGAAGGTGCCGGCCAAGAAGGTGGCCGAGATCTACCTCAAGCGGTGGAAGATCGAGGGGGCCTTCCACGAGTTGACAGTCGCCTTGAACTGTGAGGTGAACACCCTGGGGTACCCCAGGGCCGCGCTGTTCGGGTTCTGCGTGGCGGTGGCCGCGTACAACGTGCTGGCCGTACTGAAGGCGGCCCTGCGGGCGGTGCATGGTGAGAAGAAGGTGCAGGAGGAGGTGTCGGGGTATTACCTGGCGCTGGAGTGGGCGATGGTGTACGCGGGGATGATGATCGCCCTGCCCGCGTCGGAATGGGAGGCGTTCGGTCCGATGCCCAGCCCGGAGTTGGCCGGCCACCTCCGCGAGTGGGCGGGCAAGGTCGACCTTGGGAGGATCAAGAAAGCGCCGCCCCGGAAGCCGACGAGGACGGCGACCCGACGGATCAAGGACAAGAGCCCACATGTTTCCACGGCCCGGTTGCTCGACGAGGGGAAGAAGACCCGTCAGGCGAAAGTCAGCCGGAATCCGTGA
- a CDS encoding NAD-dependent epimerase/dehydratase family protein, translating to MADRVLVTGGLGYLGSILCEHLLAAGYRVTALDNLMYGLGQQGLFHLCANPDFEFVKGDVRDEPTMKAALKTADAVVHLAAIVGASACDKDPALTTGVNLDAVKLLNRLRSPSQAVIFPNTNSGYGATTGASYCTEETPLEPISLYGRTKVEAERELLGSPNAVAFRLATVFGMSPRMRLDLLVNHFVHAAVTDGYLVLFEKDFKRNFVHVRDVADAFLFALRNVPKLAGGVYNLGLDSANLSKEELARAVQRQVPNFYLHFAPIGQDPDKRNYIVSSAKLAAAGFEARRSLDDGIRELLKGYRMEGRGLFRNAA from the coding sequence ATGGCCGATCGCGTTCTCGTCACCGGCGGGCTCGGCTACCTCGGCAGCATCCTGTGCGAACACCTGCTCGCCGCCGGGTACCGCGTCACCGCCCTCGACAACCTCATGTACGGCCTCGGCCAGCAGGGGCTCTTCCACCTCTGCGCCAACCCCGACTTCGAGTTCGTGAAGGGCGACGTGCGCGACGAACCGACCATGAAGGCGGCACTGAAGACGGCCGACGCCGTGGTCCACCTCGCGGCGATCGTCGGGGCGTCGGCGTGCGACAAGGACCCGGCCCTGACGACCGGCGTGAACCTCGACGCGGTGAAGCTCCTCAACCGCCTCCGCAGCCCGAGTCAGGCGGTGATCTTCCCCAACACGAACAGCGGCTACGGCGCCACGACCGGCGCCAGCTACTGCACCGAGGAGACCCCGCTGGAGCCGATCTCGCTGTACGGCCGGACGAAGGTCGAGGCCGAGCGGGAGCTGCTGGGGTCGCCGAACGCGGTGGCCTTCCGGCTGGCGACGGTGTTCGGCATGTCGCCGCGGATGCGGCTCGACCTGCTGGTGAACCACTTCGTCCACGCGGCCGTGACCGACGGCTACCTCGTGCTGTTCGAGAAGGACTTCAAGCGGAACTTCGTCCACGTCCGCGACGTGGCCGACGCCTTCCTGTTCGCGCTGCGGAACGTGCCGAAGCTGGCGGGCGGCGTGTACAACCTGGGGCTGGACTCGGCGAACCTGTCGAAGGAAGAGCTGGCTCGTGCCGTGCAGCGGCAGGTGCCGAACTTCTACCTCCACTTCGCGCCGATCGGCCAGGACCCGGACAAGCGGAACTACATCGTGTCGAGCGCGAAGCTGGCCGCGGCCGGGTTCGAGGCCCGGCGGTCGCTCGACGACGGCATCCGCGAGCTGCTGAAGGGCTACCGCATGGAAGGCCGCGGCCTGTTCCGCAACGCGGCGTGA